The Candidatus Eisenbacteria bacterium DNA segment CGCCGGGACCGAGGTCGACCAGCCAGTCGGCGGCTTCCATGGTGTCGCGATCGTGCTCCACGACCACCACGGTATTGCCGAGGTCGCGCAATCGCAGCAACGTCTCGAGCAGGCGGCGGTTGTCGCGATGATGGAGACCGATCGAGGGCTCGTCGAGGATGTAGAGGACCCCGGTGAGCTGAGATCCGATCTGGGTGGCGAGACGGATGCGCTGAGCCTCGCCACCGGCCAGCGTGGCCGCGGTGCGGTCGAGCGTGAGGTAGCCGAGCCCGACGTCGTCGAGGAACTGGAGGCGGCTCGACAGCTCCTTGAGGATCGGCTCGGCGATGGTCGCCGCGCCGCCTTCGAAGCGCAGCACCGCCAGATCGCGCCGCGCGGCGCTCACCGAGAGCGCGGTCCATTCGGCGATGTTGCGGCTTTCGATGGTCACCGCCAGGCTCTCCGGCTTGAGCCGCTGCCCGCGACATAACGGACATGGCGTCGGATTCATGAGGCTCGCGATCCAGCGCCGGATGCCTTCGCTCCCGGTCTCGCGGTAGCGGCGCTCGAGGTTGTTGAGCACGCCTTCGTAGGTGCCGTGGTGGACCCATGAGCTTCCGCGCTTCATCTTGAACTCGAAGCGCAGCTCCTTGCCCTCCGAGCCGTGGAGGATGAGCGAGCGTGCCTTTTGCGGAAGCTTCTTCCACGGGGTCTTGAGCGAGAAACCGTATGTCTTGGCCAGCGCGCGCATGGTGCCGCCCACCCACGTGCCCGCGGCATCGCCCCAGGCCGCCACCGCACCGGCCTCGAGGCTGAGACTCGGGTCGGGCACGACCCGCTCGGGATCCACCTTGAGCAGCGTTCCCAGTCCATCGCACGTCTTGCACGCGCCGAAGGGCGAGTTGAACGAGAAGCTTCGCGGCTCGACCGGATCCACGCTGGCGCCGCACTTCGGACAGGCCGCGCCCTGGCTGAACACCAGGTCCTGGCCCTTCTCGCGCGACACCGTCATCATCCCTTCGGCGAGCTTGAGCGCGGCCTCGATCGAATCGGCGAGGCGGGCGCGGACGCGCTCCTCGACGGTCACGCGGTCGACCACGATGTCGAGGTCGTGGCGCTTGTAGCGCGCGAGCTTCGGCGGATCCTCGAGCTCGACCCACTGGCCGTCGACCCGGGCCCGCAGATAGCCCTGCCGGCGAGCCTCCTCCATCTCCTTCCGGTATTCGCCCTTGCGCCCGCGCACGATCGGCGCCAGCAGCGCGATGCGCTGCCCCGCGCACTGGGCGAGGATCTGGTCGACCATCTCCTCGACACTCTGGCGAGCGAGCCGGGTGCCGCAGCTCACGCAGTGCTGGACGCCGAGCCGCGCGAACATCAGGCGAAGGTAGTCGTAGACCTCCGTGATGGTCGCGACCGTCGAGCGCGGGTTCGATCCTGCGCTGCGCTGCTCGATGGCGATCGCCGGGGACAGGCCTTCGATGGCGTCGACTTCGGGTTTCTCCATCTGCCCGAGGAACTGCCGCGCATAAGCCGAGAGCGACTCGACGTAGCGCCGCTGCCCCTCGGCGTACAGCGTGTCGAAGGCCAGCGACGACTTCCCGGACCCGGAGACGCCGGTGATGACCACCAGGCTCTGGCGCGGCAGCCGCAGCGTGAGGTTCTGGAGATTGTGCTCGCGCGCCCCGCGGATGATGATGTCGGTGAGCCCGGTGGCGGCGGGGCGGGCGATCGGCGGCGTCATGGGCAGGGCGGGATCGGTGGTGTCGATGGCCATGAGACGCCGACTATATCAAGTGAGGCAAGATCGATGAGCCCACTCTGGAGAACCCTGATCGCGGCGGTCTTCGCCGGAATTGTCCCATCGGTGGGCGCCGAGGCAGGAGCCGCTGTGGACACCACGGGGGCAATCGAAGGCTCGGTGCTGGTTGGGAAGAAGATGGGGCCGCCCTACATCAACGTCGTGCTGATCGGGAGTCGCCAGGGCGCAATCACCGACGAGAAGGGGCGGTTCGCATTCCGGAACATTCCGCCCGGCCATTGGAAGGTGCGTGCGATGATGATTGGCGTCCCCGCCGCTGAGCGCTCTGTGAACGTCAGCGCCGGCAAGGCCTCCCAGGTCACGCTAAGACTCGAGGACCCCCACGATGCCGGGTTCATCGCCCGCCATCGAACGCGGCCCAACCGCGGTCTCATCCACCGCGTTCAGGAGAGCACCTCGATTCGAGCGTTTCGGATCGCGAGCGATCCTACGCAGAGTTTCGACTCCACCTCCATCTTCCGGGCATTTCGAATCACGAACGAGCTCCCTGTCCCGCCACGGGAGAATGTCGACACCCTGGCAGCGATCCTCGAAGACCCGAGGCTCTATGGAGGCCTCGACACCGACAAGAAGCTCTGCAGTTTTAATCCTGGAGTCGGACTGTTGCTGAGT contains these protein-coding regions:
- the uvrA gene encoding excinuclease ABC subunit UvrA, with translation MAIDTTDPALPMTPPIARPAATGLTDIIIRGAREHNLQNLTLRLPRQSLVVITGVSGSGKSSLAFDTLYAEGQRRYVESLSAYARQFLGQMEKPEVDAIEGLSPAIAIEQRSAGSNPRSTVATITEVYDYLRLMFARLGVQHCVSCGTRLARQSVEEMVDQILAQCAGQRIALLAPIVRGRKGEYRKEMEEARRQGYLRARVDGQWVELEDPPKLARYKRHDLDIVVDRVTVEERVRARLADSIEAALKLAEGMMTVSREKGQDLVFSQGAACPKCGASVDPVEPRSFSFNSPFGACKTCDGLGTLLKVDPERVVPDPSLSLEAGAVAAWGDAAGTWVGGTMRALAKTYGFSLKTPWKKLPQKARSLILHGSEGKELRFEFKMKRGSSWVHHGTYEGVLNNLERRYRETGSEGIRRWIASLMNPTPCPLCRGQRLKPESLAVTIESRNIAEWTALSVSAARRDLAVLRFEGGAATIAEPILKELSSRLQFLDDVGLGYLTLDRTAATLAGGEAQRIRLATQIGSQLTGVLYILDEPSIGLHHRDNRRLLETLLRLRDLGNTVVVVEHDRDTMEAADWLVDLGPGAGRHGGRLVAQGRPSEVRDDPESLTGQYLAGLRTIPCPAFRRPSQGKAIEVLGARAHNLKQVDVAFPLGCFTCVTGVSGSGKSTLVNDILLAALERRLGVMGAAPGAHRDLKGVEHVDKVVAIDQSPIGRTPRSNPATYTGVFGFIRDLFANLPESKVRGYAPGRFSFNVKGGRCEHCQGDGLKKIEMHFLPDVFVKCDVCHGRRYNRETLEVLYKGRSIADVLEMTVEEALEFLGAVPPVRRKLETLKGVGLGYIHLGQSATTLSGGEAQRVKLAAELSRVETGRTLYILDEPTTGLHFEDVRVLLEVLQALVGRGNTVVVIEHNLDVIKCADWIVDLGPEGGDAGGRVVAAGTPEQVARAGGSYTGQALREQL
- a CDS encoding carboxypeptidase regulatory-like domain-containing protein, whose amino-acid sequence is MSPLWRTLIAAVFAGIVPSVGAEAGAAVDTTGAIEGSVLVGKKMGPPYINVVLIGSRQGAITDEKGRFAFRNIPPGHWKVRAMMIGVPAAERSVNVSAGKASQVTLRLEDPHDAGFIARHRTRPNRGLIHRVQESTSIRAFRIASDPTQSFDSTSIFRAFRITNELPVPPRENVDTLAAILEDPRLYGGLDTDKKLCSFNPGVGLLLSGSKGTTKALICLRCAQMGLWSDPTGPHASVDFQSVAPAVRKWVAKLLGVEDVPEDVH